In Humulus lupulus chromosome 6, drHumLupu1.1, whole genome shotgun sequence, a single genomic region encodes these proteins:
- the LOC133785046 gene encoding uncharacterized protein LOC133785046, giving the protein MWIAEVPRRKGRGLANSKPLEIRRRNAGKPLDLQLDPRTDKVVGLEDQAFVREIGLQVTLLLPGHYLDFADIPQQFKEQVVQRMKYFYNVDGHPEPERVMKTIYTEMRKRYSERKNIRHTHFKKYYSNPEDLQSVLVAPPDHCSKESWKDIVQLFLSPKFIARSNQNKKNRKEMKYTSMQGTKSMASVGNGVNTDRLSPVGFYRRTSAGNIKYRRIHPVLPAGSSAGWPSSKLKSNGSTDAIVSEEAAKLPKIK; this is encoded by the exons ATGTGGATAGCTGAAGTGCCGAGAAGAAAGGGTCGTGGCCTGGCTAATTCGAAGCCACTTGAAATTCGACGGCGAAATGCCGGGAAGCCACTAGATCTTCAGCTTGATCCTAGGACGGACAAAGTGGTTGGCTTGGAGGACCAAGCTTTTGTCCGCGAGATAGGCCTCCAAGTCACTTTGTTGTTgccaggacattacttggatttcgctgatatacctcaacaatttaaggAACAAGTCGTACAAAGGATGAAG tatttttataatgttgatggtcatccagaacccgagagagttatgaaaactatctacacagagatgcgcaaaagatattctgagagaaagaacatcagacatactcacttcaaaaaatattactctaaTCCGGAAGATTTGCAGAGTGTTTTAGTtgccccacctgaccattgctccaaggagagttggaaagatattgttcagttgtttttgagcccaaaatttatcgcgcgatccaaccaaaacaagaaaaacagaaaagaaatgaagtatacatcgatgcaaggcacaaaatcgatggcg TCGGTCGGTAATGGTGTTAATACCGACCGATTATCACCGGTGGGGTTTTACCGGCGGACCTCCGCCGGTAATATAAAATACCGGCGGATTCACCCTGTATTACCGGCGGGATCCTCCGCCG GATGGCCTTCGAGTAAGCTCAAAAGTAATGGAAGCACTGATGCAATTGTTTCAGAGGAAGCAGCTAAGCTCCCAAAAATAAAGTGA
- the LOC133785047 gene encoding cucurbitadienol 11-hydroxylase-like, whose amino-acid sequence MSNGLPGLLRKSLKDIPVKGFIIPAGWTVMLVTATSHLNSDIFNDPFEFNPWRWKDINADVVSYNFMPFGRGVRQCPGADYTKAVMATFLHVLLTKYRYKCCFKFF is encoded by the exons ATGTCAAATGGCTTACCTGGATTATTACGTAAATCATTAAAAGATATCCCAGTTAAAG GATTTATAATCCCAGCGGGTTGGACTGTAATGCTTGTCACTGCAACTTCGCACTTAAATTCTGATATTTTTAATGATCCTTTTGAGTTCAACCCATGGCGTTGGAAG GATATTAATGCGGATGTGGTGTCATACAACTTCATGCCTTTTGGTCGAGGAGTGAGACAATGTCCAGGGGCAGACTACACTAAAGCCGTCATGGCAACTTTTCTACATGTCTTGCTCACCAAATATAGGTACAAATGTTGCTTTAAATTTTTCTAA